GGTTCGTGGTTTGGCAGAAGAGGCCAGAGTTGTGGTGCTTAGAGCTTGTGGTTTCTGGGTACAAGATCAGTGCAGGGAGTGATGGTAAAGTGGCATGGAGGCAAACCCCTTGGCACCATTCTCATGCTTCTCGTGGCCCACCAAGACCTCTTAGACGTTTCTTACAGGTAATCAGTAGTTCTTcaaagataaaaacaatttttttcaaaagggGTACATTGTTAATTTGTATGGGATATAAAGGAGCATGCTTAATTATGACTGTTTGCACTGGACACCATAGAGCAAGCTTAATCATGATTAGTGTATGGAGTAGTAAAAAATTGAATCATTCTACCAGAGGAGTTATTCTTCACTGATTTTGATGGACAGGACAAAATTGCCTCTCTAGGTTACTATAATATCAATACCCTAAAGGATCCCTTAAGTCTAAACTAAACCATGCTTAAAtgctacttttttttctttctatactGTCTTTCCGTGTTTGGTTTGTTTCTCCTGAGCTCTTTTCCCAGTTTTCAAGTACTATTTTTGAACCTCCTCAAATAGTTTTGGCCCCTTTAACATTTGAAGGAAAGTGGAGTTGGTTGTTGTCAGCATCCCAAATGAAAACATGCCAGCAAGGAAGAAAAGAAGTCCACGTAACAAAGTGCTTTCCACTTTCTAGAGGAATTGGCAAAGctgattttctttccttatgCTTTTCCGTAGAAATTTGCGTCCTGCATCCCCTCTCAGAACCAGAAGGTCTAaactttaagtttaaataaaaaaaagtcaacaCTCTACAAAGGGAACACGGGAAAATCCTCCCTTTAAAagtcaattataaatttttttccaaGTTAGTAGTTGCGACTAGGACAAGTCAACAATATCCAAACTTTTCCTCCGTGTGTGTGACAACCTGTCCTCATCCGTTCCGAAGCTGTTTTATTCTTTTGCCGGGAACCCTTTCAGTAAATTAATGTGACCACCGATTGAAAAGTTTGTAGTTGTTAACAGTATAATTTACCCGTTATCTTTTCATCATAAAGTGAATTTTAACATTTACTCTGCATAAATTATATCATAGGATTTACGTGAAATTCACAAATAATAGAATATTGTAAAGAGAAAAGCAGAGTTATACTAAAGACAAATGAACACATTGCTTTTagatataaaactaaaatcgtGTGCATGCTTGGATTCTCTTATTAGATATCAAAAAACTACATTGCAGCAAATTCAGATTTTGATAATGAATCATAAGGAGAAACGAGGAGGATCTAATACTTGATTTAAACAGGGTCTTGATCCAAGGTCGACGGCTAATTTGTTCGGCAACTCTATCTGCATTGGAGAGAAGACAGTGAACAACGAAGATTGTTTCATATTGAAAGTGGAAAGCGAGACGTCGACACTGAGAGCAAGGAGCAACAGCAACGTAGAGATAGTTCGGCACACGGTGTGGGGGTATTTCAGCCAAAGAACAGGTTTATTAGTTAAACTAGAAGACTCTCACTTACTAAAACTAAAGTCTCATGAACACGAGAGCATATACTGGGAAACCAACATGGAGTCTCTGTTACAAGACTACAGAAGCGTGGATGGCATTCAAATAGCACACGGTGGCAAGACTTGGGTGTCCTTGTTCAGGTTTGGTGGGGGGCCCGAGACACATTCCAGGACACTCATGGAAGAGGTTTGgcaagttgaggaagtggacttTAACATCAAAGGGTTGTCCATAGACTGCTTTTTGCCTCCTAGTGATTTGAAGAGAGAGGAAGATAATGAAGAGGAAGCAGAGTGTGGTGGTGGGGTGGTTGCAAGCAATAATGCCAAGTTACCCTACAAGATTCGTTCGGCTTCTTTTAGGATCAGTGCTTCAAAAGTAGCAGCTGTCAACTTGGATGATTCCTGTACCAGCGAGAGCGACGAAGATTTGTAAATCTTTGCGTTccttacatatttttttttgtaaatactgGGTACATGTTCGAGTTTGTAGTTGAGCTGTGAATctgtgattttagtttaatcCTTCCTTCTATTCTCACAGCAAACTACCTAGAATAGAAGGAAACAATTTTCAACACTCAATACAAACTTCtacttttacctttttctttttttccatcCAAGGGAAATATCTGCAATGTGAATAACTTACAGACAAAATATtctaaataatcataaaattaacTTCAGATATCGGTTTCCAATTGGGATTATGTTAAATTTTCTGTCTACTTTGTGTTTTTACACGATTATATCTATCTAAAAAGTTTTCATGGCACTGGGCCACTTGAAAGGTAAGACTTGTACGGAAATGGAGgctatatattatatttttttagttgacTGTATTGATAGGTTACCTAGGATTCGTTTCGGACTGTTTTGTAGTGAATAGAGCTAGTTTGATATTCGTTAGATTTCCTTTAGATTTATTTCTGACACAAGCATGCGTCTGTTATTTGTTGATTTCTCTTGAATAAAGCTATAGTGCTTTTTGAACCTCTGGATTTTTGGCTTTGATGGTTTTACTTTTTACCAAtgtgttatattaatattttccaATGTTTCCAAACGAAAACCAtccatttttgtttttgctttctAAATGCACACATTTTCCCTCCTCTCCTCattctaatttataatttagattataatttattaaatatcttaaataatgttttttattctaCTTAAACTTTTACACACTCATCCTCAAGTTATTCATATCCACCAATTTCAATAAAAtccttaatatatttttcctttcatcACAACATCAATtacatatatttctttttgttatttcatttaaataatatattatatttaaaagaatgcAAGtctaaattttatcaaattaaattatttatgaaacaCACATTTAGTcatttatgttctttttttaaatattgttattttttgtttattcttttatcatGTAAAATgtctaataataaattttgacaaCTTTATCATGTAactgttatttaatattttattttaaaatgtatataattatagttttttaatttaagattgAAGATAAAAAGTGTTATTTGACCTTacataattaagaatataatttttatttttttataaaagaaatgtcTAATCAATATTTGTGACAATTCATCCCAACAGGATATGGACATGACAAACAAGTTATGGTGGGATTAATCCGTGGCGTTTAACTGAATAAAATTCGACTATTAGCACTTCCTTCTGTCTATCTGTGCCACATATATATACTGTTACATTCTGCAAAGAATGTGGTTTATTTATTAATAGTAAAGAAATCAGTGATCACTAGATGCAGAAGATGCCACTGATAATATGTCACTAACCAAGCTATCAAGGAAACAGTGAGATGAACCACCTTCTCGCAAGCAAGCACTTGCCTTTTCCTTCAAATTCAAAGCATTCTCTCTAATCTCCTTCGCTCCATCCCCAACCATTACTTTTTGAATAGTCCTCTCTACCTCTCCTCTCTCTAGCTTATTCTCTAGTTGCACTCCAACCTTCCAAACACTGCTTGCAAATTTGGCATTCACTTTTTGGTCTGCAAAACATGGCATACAAATCATGGGAACCCCTTCACATATGCTCTCCAAGGTTGAGTTCCAACCATTATGAGTCCAAAATGCTCCCACTGCAGGATGGCTCAGAACTTGTTCTTGAGGAGCCCATTTCACAAAGTAGCCTCTTCCTCCCAAATTCTCTAGGAACCCACTTGGCAATGCTTCAAGCCATTCTGAATCACGGATTAACCCAGGTCGAATCACCCACAAGAACGGTTGCTGGCTGTCGGATAACCCCCAAGCTATCTCCAAGAACTCATCCTCACTTATTGATGCAATACTCCCAAAACTCACATAAACAACACTCTTATGTTCTTGTCTGTCTAACCAAGACATGCAGCTTTTGTCTGGAGTCAACAAGCTAGCAGAAGAAGCTGAGCCAGTAAGCAAGAGTTTGTGAAAAGGGCCTATAGGGTATATTGGTATGGAAAAATCTTGGCGCAGTTTTGTCAATGCAGAGGATTCCAATTCTTCAAATGTGTTCCAAATAATCCCTGAAGATGCTTTGCAATCCTCAACAAAACGACAAACTAGATTGTAGAATGCCTCGGGATCATTCGACTGATACTTAGGAAGATCTTTCACCTTCAGTGGTGGGAAATCAACCACAGACTCTTCCAATCTAGATTCTGAATTTTCGAaatcaataaaagtaaacacGAAAATTTTAGGCCCGTTCATCTGAAGGCATGTTGCTTGTATTTgcattttaaaaacaaaataaaacataaaagtaaaatgacattttttatcataatatctATAAAATTGAAGCAAACATTTAATTGTACTTTTAGCCCTTGGGATATTGGATTGTGTAATTTCCGCTCCTCAAATCCCAGTTGCATCAATTAAGTCTCTCAAATTTTCTCCAATTGAAACCTCCTCCTTCTAGACTTCAACCAATATTTAAGCTATTAATTTCCTCAAAATAGAAAGGCATCTCTTTTCTAGCTCTTTACTgtcaaaaacaatatatatccACACAAGCATAACACGGAGTTAAGTCAATGTTTAGTTTTTTACTAGGTACACTATGTTTGGAAAATGACACTCTTAGAATTCTCTGAATATGTTTCTGGTGTTTGCCACACATTGTGTCAATTATAcacttataatttataaactcGTATATTGGCTTTTCATCTACAAAACTATAAACTCTACTATTAAAACAccatttattttctaaaaaccACTACATTAAATCTGACAAAactcttaaataaataaacaatctAATTAAATCTATCCCATTTAAGATTAATCTAACACACTACTCTATCTACTCAGGTATGACATATGACATGTTCTGGTTAAATATTAGACAAAATCAGAATGAAGGAACTTGATTGATAAATGGGAGAAAACTCGAATGATTTAACTGTATAGCTGTATTTCCAAAACAAATATCCATAACTTGGATAATCCTCATTCGCATGAAGAACAAAAGCCTAAACTAGTTCAATAAAACAAGGATTCTCCTGAAAACTAGTTTCTCATTAACAATATACAATAGAAAAACTCTTTACCCAACTTGCATCAGCCAATCAACAAAATCACGAACACAAGGAATTTTCTTATCTGAACCAATcgtgtttgataaaataaaaaagtataaaaagagaagaagaagcaaggaaCCTTGTACGGGGAGGTAGCCCTTTTCTCTTAGGAGGGGAAAGGAGGCAAAAACAAGGAAGGAAGATGCTCCACCAGTTCTGAGCACAAGGCGAGGGAGCTTAAACTCATCGCAGACAGATCGAGTGAAATGAAGAGCAGCATCAGAAATGAAGCATGGAACAGATTGAAGAGAGTTAGAGAGCAGCGAAAGCAAGTATTCCTTCAAAGGGTGGACGCATCTGATGTTGATAAGGTCGGTGAGGTTAACGGCGTCGAGCGTGGCTGTTTCTGATTCGGATAAGCCATCGGGGATGGCGTGGAAGGAGAATTGAGGGTAGGAAGTAGGATCGGGAGAGTTGTAAAGGGTGTGAAGAATAGTGATGGAGAAGCCCTTCGAGAAGAGGATTTGAGCGAGGTGGAGTAAGGGTGTTATGTGGCCTTGTAAGGGTGATGGCATCAGCAACAATCTGTGTTCCTTCTTCTGCTCCTCCATTTCTGCCCTTCAATTCATGTAACccagtgagagagagagagttggAGTTTTTCTTATCTTTCATCCCTTTGAACTTTCTTCCTGCTTATCTGCATCATCTTTGACTCAGAAAATCTGCACACAAATTCATTGCACTGTTTTCAACAGTATACTTTCTCccaaacataataataatttgacattttgtttttttcacagtattttaacattatttatgaGTTATTACGTTGATtcaaaattttttcaaaatctataataataatataaatattaacatggatcaatcatataataataatgttaaaatgttataaaagaaaatattatcaaatatgtTATGCTCTCCGAAAACTTAAAAGGAAATTCGTGGGCAgtttacaaatattttgttttcgtATATCAAATTAACTAAGAGAAAAATAGTCGTTGgttccatttttttattaaatttggttttcaatctaatttttttaatgggtaaattaattctttaaatttttttaaatctataaaattgaattttatatttaaattaaatatttaagagtCTTTTTTATCAAAACTAGAAGAAAGACTACATTCAagtgttttatctattttaaaatatagaaaaaaacagttttaatatatatatatatatatatatatatatatataaacctttgaattatatcatatataatcctgataaacaaaaatgataaaagttatttttttttgccAAATTACGATGTATTTATCCAATTATCacacaaatttcatatattcttAGCAACAAAACTAAAGGATTTTagttatcttttaataaattttcaatagtTCATTGTTTCCAACTAATGTCATTTATAGTTTACACAAAAGCTAT
This sequence is a window from Vigna angularis cultivar LongXiaoDou No.4 chromosome 2, ASM1680809v1, whole genome shotgun sequence. Protein-coding genes within it:
- the LOC108326937 gene encoding uncharacterized protein LOC108326937, whose amino-acid sequence is MKKLCPNLDREDGLETVLEVPIPEETLTHKSGTTKAWHNMKNWMKPHAESRSNSTSMAAVFGGKNTEIQLLLGVVGAPLIPSPIASDNQPITRSIKDQHIEVSMAKYIVKQYVAAVGGERALNCVDSMYAMGQVKMATTEFSAGEGNVNSKKAMKVKNLQMKGEMGGFVVWQKRPELWCLELVVSGYKISAGSDGKVAWRQTPWHHSHASRGPPRPLRRFLQGLDPRSTANLFGNSICIGEKTVNNEDCFILKVESETSTLRARSNSNVEIVRHTVWGYFSQRTGLLVKLEDSHLLKLKSHEHESIYWETNMESLLQDYRSVDGIQIAHGGKTWVSLFRFGGGPETHSRTLMEEVWQVEEVDFNIKGLSIDCFLPPSDLKREEDNEEEAECGGGVVASNNAKLPYKIRSASFRISASKVAAVNLDDSCTSESDEDL
- the LOC108327700 gene encoding UDP-glycosyltransferase 76F1 — encoded protein: MEEQKKEHRLLLMPSPLQGHITPLLHLAQILFSKGFSITILHTLYNSPDPTSYPQFSFHAIPDGLSESETATLDAVNLTDLINIRCVHPLKEYLLSLLSNSLQSVPCFISDAALHFTRSVCDEFKLPRLVLRTGGASSFLVFASFPLLREKGYLPVQESRLEESVVDFPPLKVKDLPKYQSNDPEAFYNLVCRFVEDCKASSGIIWNTFEELESSALTKLRQDFSIPIYPIGPFHKLLLTGSASSASLLTPDKSCMSWLDRQEHKSVVYVSFGSIASISEDEFLEIAWGLSDSQQPFLWVIRPGLIRDSEWLEALPSGFLENLGGRGYFVKWAPQEQVLSHPAVGAFWTHNGWNSTLESICEGVPMICMPCFADQKVNAKFASSVWKVGVQLENKLERGEVERTIQKVMVGDGAKEIRENALNLKEKASACLREGGSSHCFLDSLVSDILSVASSASSDH